A DNA window from Hevea brasiliensis isolate MT/VB/25A 57/8 chromosome 2, ASM3005281v1, whole genome shotgun sequence contains the following coding sequences:
- the LOC110650593 gene encoding BTB/POZ and TAZ domain-containing protein 3 isoform X1: MASPDLHSSWLSAAGESVSGCFNINMEGMNSSDVLHVLESPASSMSYHSSIPKPPPFPDRTFRTNHKRISGCSSVPKEILDSWDRLFKEGYGSDVYIITDGKSYIPAHFNVLSIASPVLQNLLQQSKVKNGIRYIKILGAPFEAVYAFIRFLYSSRFEEEEMKKFILHLLVLSHSYSVPSLKRICIHFLEQGWLAKENVVDVLQLARICDSPRLSFICVRMVVKDFKSVSSTEGWKVMKRTNPALEQELVESVIEADSRKQERLRKLEEKKVYLQLYEAMEALLHICRDGCRTIGPRDKVLKGTQITCNFPACKGLENLVRHFSNCKTRVPGGCVHCKRMWQLLELHSRMCNEPDSCKVPLCRHFKEKMQQQTKKDETRWKLLVGKVVAAKGKLGPF; encoded by the exons ATGGCTTCACCAGATCTTCATTCCTCCTGGCTATCTGCAGCTGGTGAATCTGTTAGTGGATGTTTCAATATAAATATGGAGGGAATGAATTCTTCCGATGTTTTACATGTGCTGGAATCTCCCGCCTCTTCTATGTCCTACCATAGTAGCATACCCAAACCACCTCCTTTTCCTGATAGAACATTTAGAACCAATCACAAAAGAATTTCAGGGTGTTCCTCTGTCCCAAAGGAGATATTAGATTCATGGGACAGGCTATTCAAGGAAGGATATGGTTCAGATGTCTATATTATTACAGATGGCAAATCATATATTCCAGCTCATTTCAATGTTTTG AGTATTGCATCACCAGTACTCCAGAATCTTCTTCAGCAATCAAAAGTTAAGAATGGAATtagatatatcaaaattctcgGTGCACCTTTTGAAGCTGTTTATGCATTCATTCGGTTTTTGTACTCATCCCG CTTTGAGGAGGAAGAGATGAAGAAGTTTATTCTCCATTTGTTGGTTTTGTCACACTCGTATTCGGTCCCATCACTGAAAAGAATTTGCATACACTTTCTTGAGCAGGGTTGGTTGGCCAAAGAAAATGTGGTGGATGTGCTTCAGTTAGCAAGGATCTGTGATTCACCACGGCTGTCCTTTATTTGTGTTCGTATGGTAGTGAAGGACTTCAAATCTGTATCATCGACTGAAGGTTGGAAGGTTATGAAGCGAACTAATCCTGCCCTTGAACAAGAGCTTGTGGAGTCTGTCATTGAAGCAGATTCT AGAAAACAGGAGAGATTGAGGAAACTGGAAGAGAAAAAGGTGTACTTGCAACTCTATGAGGCAATGGAGGCCCTCCTTCACATATGCAGGGACGGATGCAGGACAATAGGTCCGCGTGACAAAGTGCTGAAAGGAACCCAAATCACATGTAATTTTCCTGCTTGCAAAGGGCTTGAGAACTTAGTTCGTCATTTCTCCAATTGTAAGACTCGAGTTCCTGGTGGATGCGTTCACTGCAAGCGCATGTGGCAGCTTCTTGAACTGCATTCCCGCATGTGCAACGAGCCAGATTCGTGCAAGGTTCCACTTTGTAG GCATTTCAAGGAAAAAATGCAGCAGCAGACTAAGAAAGATGAAACTAGGTGGAAACTACTGGTTGGCAAGGTAGTAGCAGCAAAGGGCAAACTGGGGCCTTTCTAA
- the LOC110650593 gene encoding BTB/POZ and TAZ domain-containing protein 3 isoform X3: protein MASPDLHSSWLSAAGESVSGCFNINMEGMNSSDVLHVLESPASSMSYHSSIPKPPPFPDRTFRTNHKRISGCSSVPKEILDSWDRLFKEGYGSDVYIITDGKSYIPAHFNVLSIASPVLQNLLQQSKVKNGIRYIKILGAPFEAVYAFIRFLYSSRFEEEEMKKFILHLLVLSHSYSVPSLKRICIHFLEQGWLAKENVVDVLQLARICDSPRLSFICVRMVVKDFKSVSSTEGWKVMKRTNPALEQELVESVIEADSRKQERLRKLEEKKVYLQLYEAMEALLHICRDGCRTIGPRDKVLKGTQITCNFPACKGLENLVRHFSNCKTRVPGGCVHCKRMWQLLELHSRMCNEPDSCKVPLCR, encoded by the exons ATGGCTTCACCAGATCTTCATTCCTCCTGGCTATCTGCAGCTGGTGAATCTGTTAGTGGATGTTTCAATATAAATATGGAGGGAATGAATTCTTCCGATGTTTTACATGTGCTGGAATCTCCCGCCTCTTCTATGTCCTACCATAGTAGCATACCCAAACCACCTCCTTTTCCTGATAGAACATTTAGAACCAATCACAAAAGAATTTCAGGGTGTTCCTCTGTCCCAAAGGAGATATTAGATTCATGGGACAGGCTATTCAAGGAAGGATATGGTTCAGATGTCTATATTATTACAGATGGCAAATCATATATTCCAGCTCATTTCAATGTTTTG AGTATTGCATCACCAGTACTCCAGAATCTTCTTCAGCAATCAAAAGTTAAGAATGGAATtagatatatcaaaattctcgGTGCACCTTTTGAAGCTGTTTATGCATTCATTCGGTTTTTGTACTCATCCCG CTTTGAGGAGGAAGAGATGAAGAAGTTTATTCTCCATTTGTTGGTTTTGTCACACTCGTATTCGGTCCCATCACTGAAAAGAATTTGCATACACTTTCTTGAGCAGGGTTGGTTGGCCAAAGAAAATGTGGTGGATGTGCTTCAGTTAGCAAGGATCTGTGATTCACCACGGCTGTCCTTTATTTGTGTTCGTATGGTAGTGAAGGACTTCAAATCTGTATCATCGACTGAAGGTTGGAAGGTTATGAAGCGAACTAATCCTGCCCTTGAACAAGAGCTTGTGGAGTCTGTCATTGAAGCAGATTCT AGAAAACAGGAGAGATTGAGGAAACTGGAAGAGAAAAAGGTGTACTTGCAACTCTATGAGGCAATGGAGGCCCTCCTTCACATATGCAGGGACGGATGCAGGACAATAGGTCCGCGTGACAAAGTGCTGAAAGGAACCCAAATCACATGTAATTTTCCTGCTTGCAAAGGGCTTGAGAACTTAGTTCGTCATTTCTCCAATTGTAAGACTCGAGTTCCTGGTGGATGCGTTCACTGCAAGCGCATGTGGCAGCTTCTTGAACTGCATTCCCGCATGTGCAACGAGCCAGATTCGTGCAAGGTTCCACTTTGTAGGTAA
- the LOC110650593 gene encoding BTB/POZ and TAZ domain-containing protein 3 isoform X2: MEGMNSSDVLHVLESPASSMSYHSSIPKPPPFPDRTFRTNHKRISGCSSVPKEILDSWDRLFKEGYGSDVYIITDGKSYIPAHFNVLSIASPVLQNLLQQSKVKNGIRYIKILGAPFEAVYAFIRFLYSSRFEEEEMKKFILHLLVLSHSYSVPSLKRICIHFLEQGWLAKENVVDVLQLARICDSPRLSFICVRMVVKDFKSVSSTEGWKVMKRTNPALEQELVESVIEADSRKQERLRKLEEKKVYLQLYEAMEALLHICRDGCRTIGPRDKVLKGTQITCNFPACKGLENLVRHFSNCKTRVPGGCVHCKRMWQLLELHSRMCNEPDSCKVPLCRHFKEKMQQQTKKDETRWKLLVGKVVAAKGKLGPF; encoded by the exons ATGGAGGGAATGAATTCTTCCGATGTTTTACATGTGCTGGAATCTCCCGCCTCTTCTATGTCCTACCATAGTAGCATACCCAAACCACCTCCTTTTCCTGATAGAACATTTAGAACCAATCACAAAAGAATTTCAGGGTGTTCCTCTGTCCCAAAGGAGATATTAGATTCATGGGACAGGCTATTCAAGGAAGGATATGGTTCAGATGTCTATATTATTACAGATGGCAAATCATATATTCCAGCTCATTTCAATGTTTTG AGTATTGCATCACCAGTACTCCAGAATCTTCTTCAGCAATCAAAAGTTAAGAATGGAATtagatatatcaaaattctcgGTGCACCTTTTGAAGCTGTTTATGCATTCATTCGGTTTTTGTACTCATCCCG CTTTGAGGAGGAAGAGATGAAGAAGTTTATTCTCCATTTGTTGGTTTTGTCACACTCGTATTCGGTCCCATCACTGAAAAGAATTTGCATACACTTTCTTGAGCAGGGTTGGTTGGCCAAAGAAAATGTGGTGGATGTGCTTCAGTTAGCAAGGATCTGTGATTCACCACGGCTGTCCTTTATTTGTGTTCGTATGGTAGTGAAGGACTTCAAATCTGTATCATCGACTGAAGGTTGGAAGGTTATGAAGCGAACTAATCCTGCCCTTGAACAAGAGCTTGTGGAGTCTGTCATTGAAGCAGATTCT AGAAAACAGGAGAGATTGAGGAAACTGGAAGAGAAAAAGGTGTACTTGCAACTCTATGAGGCAATGGAGGCCCTCCTTCACATATGCAGGGACGGATGCAGGACAATAGGTCCGCGTGACAAAGTGCTGAAAGGAACCCAAATCACATGTAATTTTCCTGCTTGCAAAGGGCTTGAGAACTTAGTTCGTCATTTCTCCAATTGTAAGACTCGAGTTCCTGGTGGATGCGTTCACTGCAAGCGCATGTGGCAGCTTCTTGAACTGCATTCCCGCATGTGCAACGAGCCAGATTCGTGCAAGGTTCCACTTTGTAG GCATTTCAAGGAAAAAATGCAGCAGCAGACTAAGAAAGATGAAACTAGGTGGAAACTACTGGTTGGCAAGGTAGTAGCAGCAAAGGGCAAACTGGGGCCTTTCTAA
- the LOC110650595 gene encoding sm-like protein LSM36B isoform X1 translates to MVFFFFYIFKIKIHWLEKNYHTCLVCSFVSKIKAIYKLGLRLLPVEFPLALAISSASKIETLKSEDKIKMSGGGEKGSTTTKTPADFLKSIRGRPVVVKLNSGVDYRGILACLDGYMNIAMEQTEEYVNGQLKNKYGDAFIRGNNVLYISTSKRTLADGA, encoded by the exons atggttttttttttcttttatatatttaaaattaaaattcattggcTTGAGAAAAATTACCACACTTGTCTTGTGTGTTCCTTTGTTTCCAAAATCAAAGCCATATATAAACTCGGACTTCGGCTTCTGCCTGTTGAGTTTCCCCTCGCTCTCGCTATCTCCTCTGCATCCAAAATCGAAACCCTAAAATCGGAAG ATAAAATAAAGATGAGCGGAGGGGGAGAGAAGGGGTCGACAACCACAAAAACCCCTGCAGACTTCTTGAAATCAATTCGTGGGCGACCAGTTGTTGTCAAACTGAATTCTGGTGTTGATTATCGAG GTATTTTAGCATGTTTAGATGGATATATGAACATAGCAATGGAACAAACTGAAGAATATGTTAATGGGCAATTGAAGAACAAGTATGGCGATGCTTTTATTCGTGGAAACAATG TTCTGTACATTAGTACATCAAAGAGGACATTAGCAGATGGGGCTTAG
- the LOC110650595 gene encoding sm-like protein LSM36B isoform X2, with protein sequence MSGGGEKGSTTTKTPADFLKSIRGRPVVVKLNSGVDYRGILACLDGYMNIAMEQTEEYVNGQLKNKYGDAFIRGNNVLYISTSKRTLADGA encoded by the exons ATGAGCGGAGGGGGAGAGAAGGGGTCGACAACCACAAAAACCCCTGCAGACTTCTTGAAATCAATTCGTGGGCGACCAGTTGTTGTCAAACTGAATTCTGGTGTTGATTATCGAG GTATTTTAGCATGTTTAGATGGATATATGAACATAGCAATGGAACAAACTGAAGAATATGTTAATGGGCAATTGAAGAACAAGTATGGCGATGCTTTTATTCGTGGAAACAATG TTCTGTACATTAGTACATCAAAGAGGACATTAGCAGATGGGGCTTAG
- the LOC110650596 gene encoding formin-like protein 2: protein MATSTSTLLLFSLLFTTTVTTSSTSLHRHLLHQPFFPLTTTVPPIQPPSFSPQVQPLPQTQPKYPFSATPHTPQKPFFPSLPSPPPPPPPVSTLATFPANISSFLFPHPPSPTSHRHIIISISISVSLLFGAIVAALSAFFLYSRRQHHHYVNTSENKSRSDSLRLFPPNTIPSDGSPKPPKLPPRPGVPNTSSEFLYLGTLVNSRSGIDDHQKVTNSSHTGVKIGVSSSPYQKLGSPELKPLPPLPKHNYTPSYRSGEVLFSSYKDNEADTDTEEEEFFSPRGSSGRKETIQESPVRMGSSSRRELQGMQGAHFGSRSFNSRTASYPYSHSCSPPNSIPTSLSPVSNLSPTSSKSKSPETIISFPAPIQSVKRSPLSISLSSSPSFSGRDSGNTQNSPERNSGFLGQNNLSPTRIESVTKQFLTTKLPPPPPPPPPPRFWEIPVGVTPARDVNMGSSGPSALVTSSRPLFIQSAKPILANEQSQSSASVERNEETLKPKLKPLHWDKVRASSDRAMVWDQMKSSSFQLNEEMIETLFTVNNSNLNAKDNNARRQSLPLQNQENRVLDPKKSQNIAILLRALNVTIDEVCEALLEGNSDTLGTDLLDSLLKMAPTKEEERKLKEFKDESPFKLGPAEKFLKAVLDIPYAFKRVDAMLYIANFDSEVEYLKSSFGTLEVACEELRNSKMFLKLLEAVLRTGNRMNVGTNRGDAQAFKLDTLLKLVDVKGTDGKTTLLHFVVQEIIRSEGSRISGVNENQTAEKTQQSTFQDDVEFRKLGLPVVSGLSGELTNVKKAAAMDSDVLSSEVAKLAMGIAKVREVLKLNEEIVLKESSRKFSESINGFLKKAEEEIVRIQAQEKHTLSLVKEITEYFHGNSAKEEAHPFRIFMVVRDFLSILDQVCKEVGKINERTIYSSVRPMQINPNLPPVFPGFNGRQHYGTLDDESLSFS from the exons ATGGCCACTTCCACCAGCACTCTGCTCCTCTTCTCGCTTCTCTTCACCACCACTGTTACCACCTCCTCCACTTCTCTCCACCGTCACCTCCTCCACCAACCCTTTTTCCCTCTTACTACCACCGTCCCTCCAATCCAACCTCCTTCTTTTTCTCCCCAAGTTCAACCTCTGCCTCAAACCCAACCAAAATATCCTTTCTCCGCCACTCCCCACACGCCACAAAAACCTTTCTTCCCTTCTTTACCTtcccctcctcctcctcctcctcctgttTCTACTCTAGCCACTTTCCCGGCTAACATTTCCTCCTTCCTCTTTCCCCACCCTCCCTCCCCCACCTCCCATCGCCACATCATCATCTCCATCTCCATTTCTGTTTCGCTCCTTTTTGGTGCTATAGTAGCAGCACTATCTGCTTTCTTCCTCTACTCCCGCCGCCAGCACCACCACTATGTCAACACCTCCGAGAATAAGTCACGATCCGACAGCCTTCGTCTTTTCCCACCAAACACTATCCCTTCCGACGGTTCTCCCAAGCCCCCTAAGCTTCCACCTAGGCCAGGCGTTCCCAACACCAGCTCAGAGTTCCTCTACCTGGGTACATTAGTAAACTCTCGAAGCGGGATCGATGATCATCAGAAGGTTACGAATTCGAGCCATACTGGAGTCAAGATTGGCGTATCATCCTCCCCATATCAGAAACTGGGTTCTCCAGAGCTGAAACCACTGCCACCATTACCCAAACATAACTATACACCTAGCTATAGAAGTGGAGAGGTACTGTTTAGCTCTTACAAGGATAATGAAGCTGATACGGATACAGAGGAAGAGGAGTTCTTTTCGCCTAGAGGGTCATCTGGGCGAAAAGAGACTATTCAAGAGAGTCCGGTTCGTATGGGGTCGAGTTCTAGAAGAGAGCTTCAAGGTATGCAGGGAGCACATTTTGGGTCTAGAAGTTTCAATTCAAGAACTGCATCGTATCCGTATTCACATTCTTGTTCTCCACCAAATTCCATACCTACTAGTCTCTCTCCAGTGTCGAATTTAAGTCCTACAAGCTCAAAATCTAAATCGCCGGAAACTATTATCAGCTTCCCTGCTCCAATTCAGTCCGTAAAGCGATCACCATTGTCCATTTCTTTATCTTCTTCACCGTCCTTTTCAGGGAGAGATTCAGGGAATACCCAGAACTCTCCGGAGCGAAATTCAGGTTTTCTTGGGCAGAATAATCTCTCCCCCACTAGAATCGAGAGTGTTACTAAGCAGTTTCTAACAACAAAACTGCCGCCACCTCCTCCACCCCCTCCTCCCCCGCGGTTTTGGGAGATCCCGGTGGGGGTAACGCCTGCTCGGGATGTGAATATGGGGAGTTCTGGGCCTTCGGCTCTTGTTACTTCTTCGAGGCCCCTTTTTATTCAAAGTGCAAAGCCAATTTTAGCTAATGAGCAATCTCAGAGCAGTGCAAGCGTTGAGAGGAATGAGGAAACCCTGAAACCAAAATTGAAGCCTTTACATTGGGATAAAGTTAGAGCGAGCTCTGATCGGGCTATGGTGTGGGATCAGATGAAATCCAGTTCTTTTCA GTTAaatgaggaaatgattgagactCTGTTTACTGTAAACAATTCGAATTTGAATGCCAAAGATAATAATGCAAGGCGGCAGTCCCTTCCATTGCAGAACCAGGAAAATCGGGTGCTTGATCCCAAGAAGTCTCAGAATATTGCAATATTGTTGAGGGCACTAAATGTCACCATTGATGAAGTGTGTGAGGCCCTTTTGGAAG GCAACTCAGATACATTGGGAACAGATCTATTGGACAGTTTATTAAAGATGGCACCAACTAAAGAAGAAGAGCGCAAACTAAAGGAGTTCAAGGATGAGTCACCATTTAAGCTTGGTCCTGCAGAGAAGTTTCTAAAAGCAGTGCTTGATATTCCTTATGCATTTAAGAGGGTCGATGCAATGCTTTATATTGCTAATTTTGATTCAGAAGTTGAATACCTCAAAAGCTCTTTTGGAACCCTGGAG GTAGCTTGTGAAGAATTGAGAAACAGCAAAATGTTCCTGAAGCTTCTAGAAGCAGTGCTCAGGACTGGGAACCGCATGAATGTTGGTACAAACCGCGGCGATGCCCAGGCCTTCAAGCTTGACACGCTCCTTAAGCTGGTTGATGTCAAGGGGACTGATGGGAAAACTACTCTCCTGCATTTTGTTGTTCAGGAAATTATCAGATCTGAAGGTTCTCGCATTTCCGGTGTAAATGAGAATCAAACAGCTGAGAAAACTCAACAATCCACTTTCCAGGATGATGTTGAATTTAGAAAGCTTGGCCTGCCCGTTGTTTCTGGATTGAGTGGAGAGCTCACCAATGTAAAGAAAGCTGCAGCAATGGATTCAGATGTGCTTAGCAGTGAAGTTGCAAAACTGGCCATGGGAATTGCAAAAGTAAGGGAGGTTTTGAAACTAAATGAGGAAATTGTGTTGAAGGAGAGTAGCAGGAAGTTCTCAGAATCAATTAATGGATTCCTGAAGAAGGCAGAGGAAGAGATTGTTAGGATTCAAGCACAAGAGAAACATACTCTCTCCTTGGTGAAGGAAATAACAGAGTATTTCCATGGGAACTCAGCCAAGGAAGAAGCTCATCCATTTCGGATATTTATGGTGGTGAGGGATTTTCTTTCCATTCTTGATCAGGTATGCAAAGAAGTTGGGAAGATCAATGAGCGAACTATATACAGTTCAGTCCGTCCAATGCAgataaatccaaaccttccaccaGTTTTTCCTGGATTCAATGGAAGACAGCATTATGGCACATTGGATGATGAAAGTTTATCATTTTCCTAG